One Azospirillum sp. TSA2s genomic region harbors:
- the trxA gene encoding thioredoxin TrxA, which produces MSTTIKVTDDSFEQDVLKATGPVLVDFWAEWCGPCKMIAPALDELAGEYDGKVTVAKLNIDENPDTPTKYGVRGIPTLMLFKGGSVAATKIGALPKGALFQWVDSAL; this is translated from the coding sequence ATGAGCACCACCATCAAGGTTACCGACGACAGCTTCGAGCAGGACGTCCTGAAGGCCACCGGCCCGGTCCTGGTCGATTTCTGGGCGGAATGGTGCGGCCCCTGCAAGATGATCGCCCCGGCGCTCGACGAGCTGGCCGGCGAGTATGACGGCAAGGTCACCGTCGCCAAGCTGAACATCGACGAGAACCCGGACACCCCGACCAAGTACGGCGTGCGCGGCATCCCGACGCTGATGCTGTTCAAGGGCGGCAGCGTCGCCGCCACGAAGATCGGCGCCCTGCCCAAGGGTGCGCTGTTCCAGTGGGTCGACTCGGCGCTGTAA